In the Mycolicibacterium thermoresistibile genome, one interval contains:
- the helR gene encoding RNA polymerase recycling motor ATPase HelR — MTANENTGRDDRQDELRSELEYVADLYARLDAERAGAQERYREALRAPVDLQDGGTLVDRDARVRALAREMQRLDVADSGLCFGRLDTESGERRYIGRIGIFDRDNDHEPLLLDWRAPMARPFYTATAANPEGMRRRRQFHSRGRQLTGFTDEILGRPDAGEDLTGDPDAALLAAINAPRGPGMRDIVATIQAEQDAVIRLDHPGVLVIEGGPGTGKTAVALHRVAYLLYTRRSQLSGSGVLVVGPNPTFLDHIGRVLPNLGESDVVFMTPGDLVPGLRVTAQDSDDAARVKGSLEILDVLRAAVADRQRLPEEPLPIELSDVTVRIDAETAQWARQEARDSGLPHNEARAVFADVVTWVLTERAIARIGRGWLTRDDRAAWEELRADLLDELANNADYAAALDQLWPILTPQQLLADLYTSPERLRAVGADPALYRADGEAWTVSDVPLLDELIDLLGPDKPADDTAERERQKQAEYAAEVLESLVRREDLMDDEDRLLPTDMLFGEDLAERFAERDHRDLAERAAADRDWVYGHIVVDEAQELSEMDWRALMRRCPSRSFTVVGDLSQRRSAAGTTSWDSMFERYVPGRWVYRTLTVNYRTPAEIMAVAAALLAEFAPGVAPPESVRASGVPPWSRRVTADELPAAVEEFVRAEADRPGTSVVIGPPDVPGAVAPSQTKGLEFDAVLVVEPERILADGPRGAAELYVALTRATQRLGVLHIDPLPSALSGLTPLEDPAGTPAPA; from the coding sequence GTGACGGCGAACGAGAACACCGGGCGGGACGACCGGCAGGACGAGTTGCGGTCCGAGCTGGAATATGTGGCCGACCTCTACGCACGGCTGGACGCCGAACGCGCCGGCGCCCAGGAGCGGTACCGCGAGGCGCTGCGGGCTCCGGTCGATCTGCAGGACGGCGGGACGCTGGTGGACCGCGACGCCCGGGTACGTGCGCTGGCCCGCGAGATGCAGCGCCTCGACGTCGCCGACAGCGGGTTGTGTTTCGGCCGGCTCGACACCGAGTCGGGCGAGCGGCGTTACATCGGGCGGATCGGCATCTTCGACCGCGACAACGACCACGAGCCGCTGCTGCTGGACTGGCGGGCGCCGATGGCGCGGCCGTTCTACACCGCCACCGCCGCCAACCCGGAAGGGATGCGGCGGCGCCGGCAGTTCCACAGCCGCGGCCGGCAGCTGACCGGGTTCACCGACGAGATCCTGGGCCGTCCCGACGCCGGCGAGGATCTGACCGGGGACCCCGACGCCGCGTTGCTGGCGGCGATCAACGCGCCGCGCGGGCCGGGGATGCGCGACATCGTCGCCACCATCCAGGCGGAGCAGGACGCGGTCATCCGGCTGGATCATCCGGGGGTGCTGGTCATCGAGGGCGGACCGGGCACCGGCAAGACCGCGGTGGCGTTGCATCGGGTCGCCTATCTGCTCTACACCCGCCGGTCGCAGCTCTCCGGCAGCGGTGTGCTGGTGGTCGGTCCGAACCCGACCTTCCTGGACCACATCGGCAGGGTGCTGCCGAATCTGGGTGAGTCCGACGTGGTGTTCATGACCCCGGGCGATCTGGTGCCGGGCCTGCGGGTGACCGCGCAGGACAGCGACGACGCCGCCCGGGTGAAGGGATCGCTGGAGATCCTCGACGTGCTGCGCGCCGCGGTCGCCGACCGGCAGCGATTGCCCGAGGAACCGCTGCCGATCGAGCTGTCCGATGTGACGGTCCGCATCGACGCCGAGACCGCGCAGTGGGCGCGGCAGGAGGCCCGCGACAGCGGGTTGCCGCACAACGAGGCCCGCGCGGTGTTCGCCGACGTCGTCACCTGGGTGCTCACCGAACGGGCCATCGCCCGGATCGGCAGGGGCTGGCTGACCCGCGACGACCGCGCGGCCTGGGAGGAGCTGCGGGCGGATCTGCTCGACGAGCTCGCCAACAACGCCGACTACGCGGCCGCGCTCGATCAGCTGTGGCCGATCCTCACCCCGCAGCAGCTGCTGGCCGACCTGTACACCTCACCCGAGCGGCTGCGGGCGGTCGGCGCGGATCCGGCGCTGTACCGCGCCGACGGCGAGGCCTGGACGGTGTCGGACGTGCCGCTGCTCGACGAGCTGATCGACCTGCTGGGTCCGGACAAGCCGGCCGACGACACGGCCGAGCGGGAACGGCAGAAGCAGGCCGAGTACGCCGCGGAGGTGCTGGAGAGTCTGGTCCGCCGCGAGGACCTGATGGACGACGAGGACCGGCTGCTGCCCACCGACATGCTCTTCGGCGAGGACCTGGCCGAGCGGTTCGCCGAGCGCGACCACCGCGACCTGGCCGAGCGTGCCGCCGCGGACCGGGACTGGGTCTACGGCCACATCGTGGTGGACGAGGCGCAGGAGCTGTCCGAGATGGACTGGCGGGCGTTGATGCGGCGCTGCCCGAGCCGGTCCTTCACCGTGGTGGGTGACCTGTCTCAGCGGCGGTCGGCGGCCGGCACCACCTCGTGGGACAGCATGTTCGAGCGGTATGTGCCGGGCCGCTGGGTGTACCGCACACTGACGGTCAACTACCGCACCCCGGCGGAGATCATGGCCGTCGCCGCGGCATTGCTGGCCGAGTTCGCGCCGGGGGTGGCCCCACCGGAGTCGGTGCGCGCATCCGGGGTGCCGCCGTGGTCGCGGCGGGTCACCGCCGACGAGCTGCCGGCCGCCGTCGAGGAGTTCGTCCGCGCCGAAGCGGACCGGCCGGGCACCAGCGTGGTGATCGGCCCGCCGGATGTGCCGGGCGCGGTGGCGCCGTCGCAGACCAAGGGGTTGGAGTTCGACGCGGTGCTGGTGGTGGAGCCGGAACGGATCCTCGCCGACGGGCCGCGCGGCGCCGCCGAACTCTATGTGGCGCTCACCCGGGCCACCCAACGGCTCGGGGTGCTGCACATCGACCCGCTGCCGTCGGCGTTGAGCGGGCTCACGCCGCTGGAGGACCCGGCCGGGACCCCCGCGCCCGCCTGA
- a CDS encoding NUDIX hydrolase: MTIPYDAELRESIRRNLAGHDRRVVTDPTKRHAAVAIVLVDSEVGEDRVDPAPVDDWNAGRGLSAPDLDGRMVDVSGGAAFVLCRRAFRLSSHSAQWALPGGRVDPGETIVEAALRETHEEVGVTLPESSVLGLLDDYPTRSGYVITPVVIWGGGRLDLRPAPDEVVAAYRVGLHQLQRPDSPRFVSIPESDRPVVQIPLGGDLIHAPTGAVLLQLRLLGLEGRPDPVHDLEQPVFAWR, from the coding sequence GTGACGATCCCTTATGACGCGGAACTGCGCGAATCGATCCGGAGGAATCTGGCCGGTCACGACCGCCGGGTAGTCACCGATCCCACCAAGCGCCACGCCGCGGTCGCGATCGTGCTGGTCGACTCCGAGGTCGGCGAGGACCGGGTCGACCCGGCTCCGGTCGACGACTGGAACGCCGGGCGCGGGTTGTCGGCGCCCGACCTCGACGGCCGGATGGTCGACGTCTCCGGCGGCGCCGCGTTCGTGCTGTGCCGGCGGGCGTTCCGGTTGTCCTCCCACAGCGCACAGTGGGCGCTGCCCGGCGGCCGGGTGGACCCGGGGGAGACCATCGTCGAGGCGGCGCTGCGGGAAACGCACGAGGAGGTCGGGGTGACCCTGCCCGAATCGTCGGTGCTCGGCCTGCTCGACGACTACCCGACCCGGTCCGGCTACGTGATCACCCCGGTGGTGATCTGGGGCGGTGGCCGGCTCGACCTGCGGCCCGCCCCGGACGAGGTGGTGGCCGCCTACCGGGTCGGGCTGCACCAGCTGCAGCGCCCGGACTCGCCGCGGTTCGTCTCGATCCCGGAGAGCGACCGGCCGGTGGTGCAGATCCCGCTCGGCGGTGACCTCATCCACGCCCCGACCGGGGCGGTGCTGCTGCAACTGCGGCTGCTGGGCCTGGAAGGCCGTCCCGACCCGGTGCACGACCTCGAACAACCGGTCTTCGCCTGGCGCTGA
- a CDS encoding DEAD/DEAH box helicase: MTATTPALIGDPADLSALRARGADPDALFTSFADWAAANGTPLYPAQEEALIELVSGANVILATPTGSGKSLVATGALYAALAGGRRSYYTAPIKALVSEKFFALCEVFGAVNVGMLTGDAAVNADAPIIACTAEVLANIALREGGEANTDDHMIVMDEFHFYGDPDRGWAWQVPLLELPKAQFLLMSATLGDVTFLRDDLTRRTGRPTALVTGAQRPVPLFYSYATTPIHETISDLLDTRQAPIYIVHFTQASALERAQALMSINVCTREEKAAIAEMIGGFRFSSAFGATLSRLVRHGIGVHHAGMLPKYRRLVEQLAQAGLLKVICGTDTLGVGINVPIRTVVFSALSKYDGVRTRLLNAREFHQIAGRAGRAGFDTAGTVVVQAPEHEVENLKQFAKVADNPKKRRKLVRRKAPEGMVPWSEATMKRLVDAAPEPLTSNMRVSTAMILDVVDRPGDPFAAMRRLLTDNHEPRKRQLRLVREAVGIARSLLQAGVLERLDEPEPDGRRYRLTVDLPPNFALYQPLSTFALAAIDLLDPASQTYALDVVSVIEATLEDPRQILAAQLKKARGEAIAAMKAEGIEYDERIELLDEVSYPKPLEELLEHAFEVYLQSNPWAADAQLSPKSVVREMWERAMTFREYVSEYGLTRSEGAVLRYLSDAVKALRSGVPAAARTEELTDIVEWLGELVRQVDSSLLDEWEELTNPDRPDPGTAPAAAPDRPRPLTGNERAFTAMVRNALFRRVELFARERWDELGALDADSGWTAQRWAEVGEAYFAEHDDVGTGPDARGPAMLIFDRQPGVWRVRQILDDPAGDRDWGFDVEVDLSASDEAGTPVLRLIDAGRMD; the protein is encoded by the coding sequence ATGACCGCCACAACCCCTGCCTTGATCGGCGATCCGGCCGACCTCTCCGCGCTGCGCGCGCGGGGCGCCGACCCCGACGCGCTGTTCACGTCGTTCGCGGACTGGGCGGCGGCCAACGGCACGCCGCTGTATCCGGCGCAGGAGGAGGCGCTGATCGAACTGGTCAGCGGCGCGAACGTGATCCTGGCCACGCCGACGGGGTCGGGCAAGTCGCTGGTGGCCACCGGCGCGTTGTACGCCGCGCTCGCCGGCGGCCGGCGCAGCTACTACACCGCGCCGATCAAGGCGCTGGTGAGTGAGAAGTTCTTCGCGCTCTGCGAGGTGTTCGGCGCGGTCAACGTCGGAATGCTCACCGGTGACGCCGCGGTCAACGCCGACGCGCCGATCATCGCCTGCACGGCCGAGGTGCTGGCAAACATCGCGCTGCGGGAGGGCGGCGAGGCCAACACCGACGACCACATGATCGTCATGGACGAGTTCCACTTCTACGGCGATCCGGACCGCGGCTGGGCCTGGCAGGTGCCGCTGCTGGAACTGCCCAAGGCGCAGTTTCTGCTGATGTCGGCCACGCTCGGGGATGTCACGTTCCTGCGCGACGATCTGACCCGGCGTACCGGCCGGCCGACGGCGCTGGTGACCGGCGCCCAACGGCCGGTGCCGCTGTTCTACTCGTATGCGACCACGCCGATCCACGAGACCATCTCCGATCTGCTCGACACCCGGCAGGCGCCGATCTACATCGTGCACTTCACCCAGGCGTCGGCGCTGGAGCGGGCGCAGGCGTTGATGAGCATCAACGTGTGTACCCGGGAGGAGAAGGCCGCGATCGCGGAGATGATCGGTGGGTTCCGGTTCAGTTCGGCGTTCGGCGCCACGCTGTCGCGGCTGGTGCGGCACGGTATCGGGGTGCATCACGCCGGCATGCTGCCCAAGTACCGGCGGCTGGTGGAGCAGTTGGCGCAGGCCGGGCTGCTGAAGGTGATCTGCGGCACCGACACCCTCGGCGTCGGGATCAACGTGCCGATCCGCACCGTGGTGTTCTCGGCGCTGTCGAAGTACGACGGGGTGCGCACCCGGCTGCTCAACGCCCGGGAGTTCCACCAGATCGCCGGCCGCGCCGGACGGGCGGGCTTCGACACCGCCGGAACGGTCGTGGTGCAGGCGCCCGAACACGAGGTGGAGAACCTCAAGCAGTTCGCGAAGGTCGCCGACAATCCGAAGAAGCGGCGGAAGCTGGTGCGCCGCAAGGCTCCCGAGGGGATGGTGCCGTGGAGTGAGGCCACCATGAAACGGTTGGTCGACGCCGCGCCGGAACCGTTGACCAGCAATATGCGGGTGTCGACGGCGATGATCCTCGACGTGGTGGACCGCCCCGGCGACCCGTTCGCCGCGATGCGCCGGCTGCTCACCGACAATCACGAGCCGCGCAAGCGGCAGCTGCGGTTGGTCCGGGAGGCGGTCGGCATCGCGCGGTCGCTGTTGCAGGCCGGGGTGCTCGAACGGCTCGACGAACCCGAACCGGACGGCCGGCGGTACCGGCTGACCGTGGACCTGCCACCGAACTTCGCGCTGTACCAACCGTTGTCGACGTTCGCGCTGGCCGCGATCGACCTGCTCGACCCGGCCTCGCAGACCTATGCCCTCGACGTGGTCTCGGTGATCGAGGCGACGCTGGAGGATCCCCGGCAGATCCTGGCGGCGCAGTTGAAGAAGGCCCGCGGCGAGGCGATCGCCGCGATGAAGGCCGAGGGCATCGAGTACGACGAGCGGATCGAGCTGCTCGACGAGGTCAGCTACCCCAAGCCCCTCGAGGAACTGCTCGAGCACGCGTTCGAGGTGTACCTGCAGAGCAACCCGTGGGCGGCCGACGCGCAGCTGTCGCCCAAGTCGGTGGTGCGTGAGATGTGGGAGCGGGCGATGACGTTCCGCGAATACGTCAGCGAGTACGGGTTGACCCGCTCGGAGGGGGCGGTGCTGCGCTACCTGTCCGACGCGGTCAAGGCGTTGCGCTCCGGGGTGCCGGCCGCGGCCCGCACCGAGGAGCTCACCGACATCGTGGAGTGGCTGGGTGAGCTTGTCCGGCAGGTGGATTCCAGCCTGCTCGACGAATGGGAGGAGCTCACCAATCCGGACCGGCCCGATCCGGGCACGGCCCCGGCCGCCGCGCCGGACCGGCCGCGGCCGCTGACCGGCAACGAGCGCGCGTTCACCGCGATGGTGCGCAACGCGCTGTTCCGGCGGGTGGAGCTGTTCGCCCGGGAACGCTGGGACGAACTCGGTGCGCTCGACGCCGACTCGGGCTGGACCGCGCAACGCTGGGCCGAGGTCGGGGAGGCGTATTTCGCCGAGCACGATGACGTCGGCACCGGTCCGGACGCCCGCGGCCCGGCCATGCTGATCTTCGACCGGCAGCCCGGGGTGTGGCGGGTGCGGCAGATCCTCGACGACCCGGCCGGGGACCGCGACTGGGGCTTCGACGTGGAGGTGGACCTGTCCGCCTCCGACGAGGCGGGCACACCGGTGCTGCGGTTGATCGACGCCGGCCGGATGGACTGA
- a CDS encoding VOC family protein, translated as MSDHEVRMIVLSTDDLDESIKFYSETLGMPLKFRDGTHFAALDGGSVTLALATEVDHPIPGQVVVGIKTDDVDGAAKAVEASGGGIVKGPYDDAHERRAVVYDNKGNGLVFYKPLKR; from the coding sequence GTGAGCGACCATGAAGTCCGGATGATCGTGTTGTCGACCGACGATCTGGATGAGTCGATCAAGTTCTACAGCGAGACCCTCGGGATGCCACTGAAGTTCCGCGACGGCACGCACTTCGCCGCCCTCGACGGGGGCTCGGTGACGCTGGCCCTGGCGACCGAGGTGGACCACCCGATCCCGGGGCAGGTGGTCGTCGGCATCAAGACCGACGATGTGGACGGAGCGGCCAAGGCCGTGGAGGCCAGCGGCGGCGGCATCGTCAAGGGCCCCTACGACGACGCTCATGAGCGCCGCGCGGTTGTCTACGACAACAAGGGCAACGGCCTGGTGTTCTACAAGCCGCTGAAGCGGTGA
- a CDS encoding MBL fold metallo-hydrolase has translation MKFIQYYLDCLSHASYLIADDKTGRAVVVDPQRDVAEYLSDAEKYGYTIELVIETHFHADFLSGHLELAEATGAKIVYSSVAETEFESMGVADGERYSLGDVTLEFLHTPGHTPESLSIVVYEHADDEIPYGVLTGDTLFIGDVGRPDLLASIGYTREELADKLYDSLHHKLMTLPDATRVYPAHGAGSACGKNLSTELWSTIGEQRETNYALRAPDKATFIELVTEGQPPAPGYFVYDAILNRKNRGLLDETALPPVLSYDEMLAAVERGAVLVDGRSPEEFAQGHLRGAINIGLDGRYAEFAGSVLPADVDIVLFTEPGDELEAKNRLARIGFDRVIGHLDRPFEVMMAHPDRVQVASRLTVKAFDQRAAELPDLQIVDVRNPGEVALGAIPGAIAIPVGQLPDRLTELDPTRPTVVYCAGGYRSSVAASLLRRSGFTDVSDILGGYGAWVDARQVA, from the coding sequence ATGAAATTCATCCAGTACTACCTGGACTGCCTGTCGCACGCGTCGTACCTGATCGCCGACGACAAGACCGGCCGTGCGGTCGTGGTCGACCCGCAACGCGATGTCGCCGAATACCTCTCCGACGCCGAGAAATACGGCTACACCATCGAACTCGTCATCGAAACCCACTTCCACGCCGACTTCCTGTCCGGCCATCTGGAACTGGCCGAGGCCACCGGCGCCAAGATCGTCTACTCCTCGGTCGCCGAGACCGAGTTCGAATCGATGGGAGTGGCCGACGGCGAACGCTATTCGCTGGGTGATGTGACGCTGGAGTTCCTGCACACGCCGGGCCACACGCCCGAGTCATTGAGCATCGTGGTCTACGAGCACGCCGACGACGAGATCCCCTACGGCGTGCTCACCGGCGACACCTTGTTCATCGGTGACGTCGGCCGTCCCGATCTGCTCGCCTCGATCGGATACACCCGTGAGGAACTGGCCGACAAACTCTACGACTCACTGCACCACAAGCTGATGACCCTGCCCGACGCCACCAGGGTGTACCCGGCCCACGGCGCCGGCTCGGCCTGCGGCAAGAACCTGTCGACCGAGCTGTGGTCGACGATCGGCGAGCAGCGGGAGACCAACTACGCGCTGCGCGCCCCGGACAAGGCCACGTTCATCGAACTGGTCACCGAAGGACAGCCGCCCGCGCCGGGCTACTTCGTCTACGACGCCATCCTCAACCGCAAGAACCGCGGCCTGCTCGACGAGACCGCCCTGCCGCCGGTGTTGAGCTACGACGAGATGCTGGCCGCGGTCGAACGCGGCGCCGTCCTGGTCGACGGCCGCAGCCCCGAGGAGTTCGCCCAGGGGCATCTGCGCGGTGCGATCAACATCGGTCTGGACGGCCGCTACGCCGAATTCGCCGGGTCGGTGCTGCCGGCGGACGTCGACATCGTGCTGTTCACCGAGCCGGGCGACGAGCTGGAAGCCAAGAACCGGCTGGCCCGGATCGGATTCGACCGGGTGATCGGCCATCTGGACCGGCCGTTCGAGGTGATGATGGCCCACCCGGACCGCGTCCAGGTGGCCTCCCGGTTGACGGTGAAGGCGTTCGACCAGCGGGCGGCCGAACTACCCGACCTGCAGATCGTCGACGTGCGCAATCCGGGTGAGGTCGCCCTCGGCGCGATTCCGGGAGCGATCGCCATCCCGGTCGGTCAGCTGCCGGACCGGTTGACCGAGCTCGACCCCACCCGGCCGACGGTCGTGTACTGCGCCGGCGGTTACCGCTCGTCGGTGGCCGCCAGCCTGCTGCGCCGGAGCGGCTTCACCGACGTCAGCGACATCCTGGGCGGCTACGGCGCCTGGGTGGACGCGCGCCAGGTCGCCTGA
- a CDS encoding rhodanese-like domain-containing protein, producing the protein MTATIDCRHLRDCLDSDSPPRVLDVRTPGEFETAHIAGAYNVPLDLLREHRDEIARHLDQDVILVCRSGQRAAQAEETLRAAGLTNVHILEGGITAWEAQGFDVVRGRQRWDLERQVRLVAGAIVLFSVLASVVVPGLQWVAAAIGGGLMFAALTNTCAMGMLLAKLPYNRGATCDARTIVAQLIDSGPETGRS; encoded by the coding sequence ATGACCGCCACGATCGACTGCCGGCACCTGCGGGACTGCCTCGACTCCGACTCGCCGCCGAGGGTTCTGGACGTCCGCACCCCCGGCGAGTTCGAGACGGCGCACATCGCCGGCGCCTACAACGTGCCGCTGGACCTGTTGCGCGAGCACCGGGACGAGATCGCGCGGCACCTCGACCAGGACGTCATCCTGGTGTGCCGCTCCGGCCAGCGCGCCGCGCAGGCCGAGGAGACACTGCGGGCCGCCGGGCTGACCAACGTGCACATCCTCGAGGGCGGCATCACCGCATGGGAAGCCCAGGGCTTCGACGTGGTCCGCGGCAGGCAGCGGTGGGATCTGGAACGCCAGGTCCGCCTGGTCGCCGGGGCGATCGTGCTGTTCAGCGTGCTGGCCAGCGTGGTGGTACCCGGCCTCCAATGGGTGGCCGCCGCGATCGGGGGCGGGCTGATGTTCGCCGCGCTCACCAACACCTGCGCGATGGGCATGCTGCTGGCCAAGCTGCCGTACAACCGCGGCGCCACCTGTGACGCCCGCACCATCGTCGCCCAGCTGATCGACTCCGGCCCCGAGACGGGCCGATCATGA
- a CDS encoding sulfite exporter TauE/SafE family protein: MIGLIIALAVLVGVALGLLGGGGSILMVPLLAYVAGMDAKAAIATSLLVVGVTSAVGAVSHARAGQVRWRTGLIFGAAGMAGAYAGGILARFIPGTVLLLGFAVMMAATAVAMLRGRRNTATPDTGGDHRLPVPRILADGLVVGLVTGLVGAGGGFLVVPALALLGGLSMPAAVGTSLVVIAMKSFAGLAGYLTSVQIDWPVALAVTVAAVAGALLGSRLTALVNPDTLRQAFGWFVLTMSAVILAQEAHPAVGAAAAVLTAVAAALTFTCSRYGRCPLRRVAEALSSRPATA; this comes from the coding sequence ATGATCGGGCTGATCATCGCCCTGGCCGTGCTCGTCGGCGTGGCGCTGGGCCTGCTCGGCGGCGGGGGTTCCATCCTGATGGTGCCGCTGCTGGCCTATGTGGCCGGGATGGACGCCAAAGCGGCGATCGCGACCTCGCTGCTGGTGGTCGGCGTCACCAGCGCGGTCGGCGCGGTCTCGCACGCCCGGGCCGGTCAGGTGCGGTGGCGCACCGGCCTGATCTTCGGCGCGGCGGGCATGGCCGGCGCCTATGCCGGCGGGATACTCGCCCGCTTCATCCCGGGCACCGTTTTGCTGCTGGGCTTCGCGGTGATGATGGCCGCCACCGCGGTGGCCATGCTGCGGGGGCGCCGGAACACGGCGACGCCGGATACCGGTGGTGACCACCGGCTCCCGGTGCCCCGGATCCTCGCCGACGGCCTGGTGGTGGGCCTGGTGACCGGCCTGGTCGGAGCCGGCGGCGGGTTCCTGGTCGTACCGGCGCTCGCGCTGCTCGGCGGGCTGTCGATGCCGGCCGCGGTGGGCACCTCGCTCGTCGTGATCGCGATGAAATCGTTCGCCGGGCTGGCCGGTTACCTGACCAGCGTGCAGATCGACTGGCCGGTCGCCCTGGCGGTGACGGTCGCGGCGGTGGCCGGGGCGCTCCTCGGCTCCCGGCTGACGGCGCTGGTGAACCCCGACACCCTGCGGCAGGCGTTCGGCTGGTTCGTGCTCACGATGTCCGCCGTCATCCTCGCGCAGGAGGCCCATCCGGCTGTCGGGGCGGCCGCCGCCGTGCTCACCGCGGTGGCCGCGGCCCTCACCTTCACCTGCAGCCGGTACGGCCGGTGTCCGCTGCGCCGGGTCGCGGAGGCACTGAGCTCACGTCCGGCCACCGCATGA
- a CDS encoding metal-sensitive transcriptional regulator codes for MVGDEAAIAAVLNRLRRAQGQLAGVISMIEQGRDCKDVVTQLAAVSRALDRAGFKIVATGLRECLSGEGADGQEPMSEAELEKLFLALA; via the coding sequence ATGGTTGGTGACGAGGCCGCGATCGCCGCGGTGCTCAACCGGTTGCGCAGGGCTCAGGGTCAGCTCGCCGGAGTGATCTCGATGATCGAACAAGGGCGTGACTGCAAGGACGTCGTGACCCAACTGGCGGCGGTGTCGCGGGCCCTGGACCGGGCCGGATTCAAGATTGTCGCCACCGGCCTGAGGGAGTGCCTGTCGGGTGAGGGCGCGGACGGACAGGAGCCGATGTCCGAAGCCGAGCTCGAAAAGCTGTTCCTGGCCCTAGCCTGA
- a CDS encoding DUF302 domain-containing protein produces MSYALSTRLRTTFEDAVERTRKALADQGFGVLTEIDMKATLKAKLGEDMEDYLILGACNPPLAHRAVNADRQIGLLLPCNVTVRADTSAEGTVIVDAMDPKVMVQVSDQPGLQEVADEAAAKLRAAIDALAAGDGG; encoded by the coding sequence GTGAGCTACGCACTGTCGACAAGACTGCGCACCACATTCGAGGATGCGGTCGAGCGCACCCGTAAAGCGTTGGCCGATCAGGGTTTCGGTGTGCTCACCGAGATCGACATGAAGGCCACGCTGAAGGCCAAGCTCGGTGAGGACATGGAGGACTATCTCATCCTCGGTGCCTGTAACCCGCCGTTGGCGCACCGGGCCGTCAACGCCGATCGGCAGATCGGCCTGCTGCTGCCCTGCAACGTCACGGTGCGTGCCGACACCTCCGCGGAGGGCACGGTGATCGTCGACGCGATGGACCCGAAGGTCATGGTGCAGGTCTCCGACCAGCCCGGCCTGCAGGAGGTCGCCGACGAGGCGGCGGCCAAACTGCGTGCCGCGATCGACGCGCTCGCGGCCGGCGACGGCGGGTGA
- a CDS encoding NADH oxidase, with product MTTTDTLHDPVTLPCGLVLPNRIMKAALSEVLADREHAPDARLERLYSAWARGGYGLIVTGNVMVDGSQLAEPGNIVIEDTRHLDALTRWARTTKDGNGGGVPILAQLNHPGRQANPLAFGHVPVAPSPVPLNFPGAATPRELTSAEIEDIIDRFATTAAICEAAGFDGVQIHGAHGYLITQFLSPLSNRRTDEWGGDPQRRRRFVLEVVRRVRARVSPGFAVAIKLNSADFQRGGFTEDESRAVLEALAPEGLDLIEISGGSYEQPAMMGAVSESTRQREAYFLAYARTVRTLIGDIPLAVTGGFRSRSAMAAAVAAGDCDVIGLGRPTVTTTDAAHVILTGRADAVPSYHPRYGMRRMLGRFVDLKQLDGLLELAWHTDQLHRVGAGLSPDLNRGRLAATLAMLRRNGRASFRRKRGP from the coding sequence GTGACGACGACCGACACACTGCACGATCCGGTGACACTGCCCTGTGGGCTGGTGCTGCCCAACCGGATCATGAAGGCCGCGCTGAGCGAGGTGCTCGCCGACCGGGAGCACGCGCCGGACGCCCGGCTGGAGCGGTTGTACTCCGCGTGGGCGCGCGGCGGGTACGGCTTGATCGTCACCGGCAATGTGATGGTCGACGGCTCGCAGCTGGCCGAACCCGGCAACATCGTCATCGAGGACACCCGTCACCTCGACGCGCTGACCCGCTGGGCCCGGACCACCAAGGACGGCAACGGCGGCGGTGTGCCCATCCTGGCGCAGCTCAATCACCCTGGCCGGCAGGCGAATCCGTTGGCGTTCGGTCACGTTCCGGTGGCGCCCAGCCCCGTTCCACTGAACTTCCCGGGCGCGGCCACACCCCGTGAACTGACCTCCGCCGAGATCGAGGACATCATCGACCGGTTCGCCACCACCGCGGCGATCTGCGAGGCGGCCGGCTTCGACGGCGTTCAGATCCACGGTGCGCACGGTTATCTCATCACCCAGTTCCTCTCCCCGCTGTCGAACCGGCGCACCGACGAGTGGGGCGGCGACCCGCAGCGGCGCCGCCGATTCGTGCTGGAGGTGGTGCGCCGGGTCCGGGCGCGGGTGTCGCCCGGATTCGCGGTGGCCATCAAGCTCAACTCGGCCGACTTTCAGCGCGGCGGGTTCACCGAGGACGAATCCCGCGCCGTGTTGGAGGCGCTGGCCCCCGAAGGCCTGGATCTGATCGAGATCAGCGGCGGAAGTTACGAGCAGCCCGCCATGATGGGAGCCGTCTCGGAGAGCACCCGGCAGCGGGAGGCGTACTTTCTGGCCTACGCGCGCACCGTGCGCACACTGATCGGCGACATTCCGCTCGCGGTCACCGGCGGATTCCGCAGCCGGTCGGCGATGGCGGCGGCGGTGGCCGCCGGGGATTGCGACGTGATCGGGCTGGGCCGCCCCACCGTCACCACCACCGATGCCGCACACGTCATCCTGACCGGGCGCGCCGACGCGGTGCCGTCGTATCACCCGCGCTACGGGATGCGGAGGATGCTGGGCCGCTTCGTCGACCTCAAACAACTGGACGGTCTGCTGGAACTGGCCTGGCACACCGATCAGCTGCATCGGGTGGGCGCCGGACTCTCACCCGACCTCAACCGGGGACGGCTCGCGGCCACTCTGGCGATGCTGCGCCGCAACGGCCGGGCGTCATTCCGCCGCAAACGCGGGCCGTGA